A single region of the Topomyia yanbarensis strain Yona2022 unplaced genomic scaffold, ASM3024719v1 HiC_scaffold_367, whole genome shotgun sequence genome encodes:
- the LOC131695331 gene encoding mucin-19-like — protein SAANFECQQEGFFADPNDCIAFYRCVQEGDRLTPYKFRCGPGTVYSEVENTCVHPSNSERPECGGGNNELDSNDSYAPSEPMTGESSNAQQVSENPQSVGPSEPEPEEPAKPSEQEQPPEPEQEPQQPPEPEPSDNENELNSNGDDNNEEDGGYHYEKPSSTGPEQSSTADDSSPCKEEGFIGDPVDCQIFYRCVSNGKGGFTTYSFRCGDGTVWDDRIDACNHDYAVERCTKRAENDYVVNTESFSQTNASAEQNASQSSGSMTQDGVTTNTTSSQSNSSSNMSHYQNMTMSTSDGQGSSTQSSSSSSNSSSSSSSSSSSSSSSSSSSSNNNNQSNNNNQGSSGQGSSNNQGSNQSQSSNNQGNNNQQSSSGNNQSQGQSGNGNSQGSSNNNNQNQGSNNNNQGSSQGSNSNNQWNNNNQGQNQHSQSSNNQNQGSSSNQQQSSNNQSNNNNQNNQSNNNNQNNQSNNNNQNSQSNNNNQNNNNNNQNNQGNQNNQNNQGQSGSQNGQQGQNGNQSNNNNNQNHQSNNNNQNSQSNSNNQNSQSNNNNQNNNSNNQNSQSNNNNQNNNNNQNNQGNNNNQNNQGQTGSQNGQQGQNGSSNNQNGSGTPQSSNNAQKPPGQSNNNQQGSNGSNQTPATTNAEASQTTASGSSQEQTTTSAPATEGTTTPASTSASSTATMAQSTTTTTQSSTTGQPTTTASQSSTTAAPTTSSSSSTTSASTTSAPQPDNTEESTDPNLNEVQTTTTTAATTSTTTTSTTTAKPQSTTSKPSSSSSNTDSGSSPACTSDGFMGDPNDCQKFYRCVSNGQDGYTKHEFKCGDNTVWDDSTTSCNHAWAVENPSCHQGMAQHAGGNGSPGSSGSNGNGQNGGNQGGQGPSGSNNNNQGPNGSNGGGDGPSGPNNNNQGPNGPNGGGDGPSGPNNNNQGPSGPNGSNGSNGPNGSNGPNGPNGTDGSKDPDGPNGGGDGPSGTDNNNQGPNGSNGGGDGPSGADNNNQGPNGSNGGDGPSGPNNNNQGPSGPDGSNGSNGPDGTSGPNGPDGSNGPDGPNGPNGPNGPNGPNGPNGPGGPDGPDSNGPGGPGGPDGPDSSAESNGPNNTGSSTTEKPDESSQGSGGPESSQSPDGSQEPDQGSSNSTSTIPPCQQTTTTNAPAVPAGSNGVCEREGYMEHESNCRKFYRCVDNGNGGYTRYEFDCGPGTIWDNDILACNHPSSVQNSKCGTGGQSPSQGSEGRPEGGSPQGPGNTYLPPDQSSSTESMPSSQETTSEASTTSSNVDSTTEPQEKTTEGTSSSGQETTSPSGSGAETTESPTSQEKDTTTTQSEKTTTPSSQETTSSSNQETTSSPSQETTADRAEETTKGSSTEPTADSTTQAGHTATSGADTTTQSATEQTTNAQSSTTMSSEGCESEGYMPHESDCKKFIRCVDNGNGGYTKHEFTCADGTAWDQNLQTCNYDYEVENCGADRPPQPAPEPDAQSTQSPPDSENQMTTAAPTSTTAGQESSESTTQPHESSSQDTTTAGQSQETTTAEAQTSEGTTKETTSAGETTTQKQPETTEASSTMSSQETTTAETTTSATTEATSSASADTTTAAVSETTTAAMAETTTSAAQETTTTTGQSSTDSMTTTGSSQETTSSEAQTTTTTATEENHETTSNQPSSGECTSEGFMGDPNDCKKFYRCVDNGKGGYTKYDFDCGNGTAWDQELQTCNHENVVEMCGGQTEKPSGTTDGPANETTTSGSTETTSAGQDTTTQTSAEMTTKTETTTAPTDQETTTQPEPDTTTKASQETTTQASQMTTSSESTTTQGPAETTTQPEPETTTQPGQETTAQPTEAGKDTTTQSTTAAGQDTTTQPTDTSQETTSQSAQETTTQAAAETTMQAAAETTTQAAAETTTQTAAETTTQAAAETTTQAAAETTTTESAATEPATEATTTEQSSAETTTTSSSEQSTTAAPEKCPEGCQSNCPKVEEGQTSFVCPTGFRRHPQDCNMFYQCTQKQNSYDYSIVVFSCPNDTVYNDEGIQCNEPAEGDEQCQAPSMRYLRSAIGPPVNVMQVRTMKPLCPSEGHFALDNNKCSSTFVRCLPGEGRSSDTLMPNMYRCPKGYVYWDVSRRCERVAKIPECKNTPMQERSELPVEWINIGNRRKSLF, from the exons TCAGCCGCTAACTTTGAGTGCCAACAGGAAGGATTCTTCGCAGATCCGAACGATTGCATCGCCTTCTACCGATGCGTGCAGGAAGGAGACAGACTAACGCCGTACAAGTTTCGCTGTGGACCGGGCACGGTTTACTCCGAGGTTGAGAATACCTGCGTCCATCCGAGCAACTCCGAGCGTCCGGAATGTGGTGGCGGCAATAACGAACTCGACAGTAACGATAGTTACGCTCCATCGGAGCCAATGACAGGTGAATCGTCGAATGCGCAGCAAGTATCGGAAAATCCACAATCAGTCGGACCATCCGAACCGGAACCGGAGGAGCCAGCAAAACCATCAGAACAGGAACAACCACCAGAACCAGAACAAGAACCACAACAGCCTCCTGAGCCGGAGCCTTCCGATAATGAAAATGAACTCAACTCAAACGGTGACGACAATAACGAGGAAGACGGAGGATATCACTATGAGAAACCATCTTCTACCGGACCGGAACAATCTTCGACAGCGGATGACAGTTCACCTTGCAAAGAGGAGGGTTTCATTGGAGATCCTGTTGATTGTCAGATTTTCTATCGGTGCGTATCCAATGGAAAAGGCGGATTCACAACGTACTCATTCCGTTGCGGTGACGGAACTGTATGGGACGATCGTATAGATGCTTGTAATCATGATTACGCCGTTGAACGATGCACGAAAAGAGCGGAAAATGATTATGTTGTAAACACTGAATCGTTCAGTCAAACAAACGCTTCAGCGGAACAAAATGCGTCCCAGAGTAGCGGATCAATGACACAAGATGGAGTAACGACTAACACGACATCTTCGCAGAGCAACAGTAGCAGTAATATGAGCCACTACCAGAATATGACAATGTCGACAAGTGATGGACAAGGCAGTTCTACGCAATCTTCCTCGAGCAGTTCAAATTCGAGTAGTAGTAGCAGTTCgagcagcagtagcagcagctCCAGTTCCAGTTCATCTTCAAACAATAACAACCAATCTAATAACAATAATCAAGGATCTAGCGGACAGGGTTCAAGCAATAATCAGGGAAGCAATCAGAGCCAGAGCTCAAATAACCAGGGGAATAATAATCAACAGAGCTCATCTGGCAACAATCAGAGTCAAGGTCAAAGTGGCAACGGCAACAGTCAAGGTTCCAGTAACAATAACAATCAAAACCAAGGATCGAACAATAACAATCAGGGTAGCAGTCAGGGATCCAACAGCAACAACCAGTGGAATAACAATAATCAAGGACAAAATCAGCACAGTCAAAGCTCCAACAACCAAAATCAAGGATCGAGCAGCAACCAACAACAGTCGTCAAATAATCAAtccaataataataatcaaaacaatcaatCGAATaacaataatcaaaacaatcaatCGAATAACAATAATCAGAACAGCCAATCGAATAACAACAATcagaataataacaataataatcaGAATAACCAAGGAAACCAAAACAATCAAAACAACCAAGGACAATCCGGTTCTCAAAACGGACAACAAGGCCAAAAtggaaatcaatcaaacaataataataaccaGAACCATCAATCTAACAATAATAATCAAAACAGTCAATCGAACAGCAATAACCAGAACAGCCAATCGAATAACAACAATCAGAATAATAACAGCAATAATCAGAACAGCCAATCGAATAATAACAATCAgaataacaataataatcaGAATAACCAAGGCAACAACAACAATCAAAATAACCAAGGACAAACCGGCTCTCAAAATGGACAACAAGGTCAAAATGGCTCTTCGAACAATCAGAATGGTTCCGGAACACCGCAAAGTTCAAACAATGCACAAAAGCCACCAGGTCAGTCAAACAATAACCAACAAGGATCGAATGGCAGCAATCAAACTCCTGCTACTACAAATGCCGAAGCTTCGCAAACAACAGCATCAGGGTCTTCTCAAGAACAAACTACGACTTCAGCACCAGCAACGGAAGGGACAACCACACCCGCATCGACCTCCGCGTCTTCAACTGCAACGATGGCGCAATCGACAACCACGACTACACAGTCATCCACAACTGGTCAGCCTACAACAACAGCCAGCCAATCATCGACCACAGCAGCTCCTACCACTTCCTCCTCATCATCAACAACCAGTGCGTCTACCACTTCAGCTCCGCAACCAGATAACACGGAGGAGAGTACCGATCCAAATCTCAATGAAGTGCAAACTACAACAACCACCGCTGCTACCACTTCTACGACTACGACTTCCACAACAACAGCCAAACCACAGAGCACCACTTCCAAGCCGTCTTCGTCATCATCTAATACCGACAGTGGTAGCTCTCCAGCTTGCACCAGTGACGGTTTTATGGGTGATCCCaacgactgtcaaaaattcTATCGTTGCGTGTCGAACGGGCAAGATGGATACACTAAACATGAGTTCAAATGTGGTGACAACACAGTTTGGGATGACAGTACTACGAGCTGCAATCATGCTTGGGCCGTCGAGAATCCCAGTTGCCATCAAGGAATGGCACAACATGCTGGAGGAAATGGTTCACCAGGATCAAGTGGTTCCAATGGTAACGGTCAGAACGGCGGAAACCAAGGTGGGCAAGGCCCTAGTGGATCAAATAATAACAATCAAGGCCCCAATGGTTCGAACGGCGGAGGAGACGGTCCAAGTGGTcccaataataataatcaaggtCCCAATGGTCCGAACGGCGGAGGAGATGGTCCAAGTGGTcccaataataataatcaaggtCCTAGCGGCCCGAACGGTTCAAACGGCTCAAATGGTCCCAATGGTTCGAACGGCCCGAATGGCCCCAACGGAACCGATGGATCTAAAGATCCCGATGGTCCGAATGGCGGAGGAGACGGTCCAAGTGGCACCGACAATAATAATCAAGGTCCCAATGGTTCAAACGGTGGAGGAGACGGTCCAAGTGGTGCCGACAATAATAATCAAGGTCCCAATGGTTCAAACGGCGGAGATGGGCCTAGTGGTcccaataataataatcaaggtCCTAGCGGCCCGGATGGTTCAAACGGCTCGAATGGTCCCGATGGTACGAGCGGCCCGAATGGCCCCGATGGATCTAATGGTCCCGATGGTCCTAATGGTCCCAACGGACCGAACGGTCCTAACGGACCGAATGGTCCAAACGGTCCAGGAGGTCCAGATGGTCCCGATTCAAATGGCCCCGGTGGTCCGGGTGGCCCGGATGGACCAGATAGCTCTGCAGAATCAAATGGACCTAACAATACCGGCTCGTCAACAACTGAAAAACCAGATGAGTCTTCCCAAGGTTCAGGAGGCCCAGAAAGTTCTCAAAGCCCTGATGGATCACAGGAACCTGACCAAGGCAGTAGCAACTCAACCTCAACTATTCCTCCATGTCAGCAAACAACAACTACGAACGCTCCTGCAGTACCTGCTGGCAGCAATGGAGTCTGCGAACGCGAGGGATACATGGAACATGAATCCAACTGTCGAAAGTTCTATCGATGCGTCGATAATGGAAATGGTGGCTATACTAGATACGAGTTCGACTGCGGCCCTGGTACTATTTGGGACAACGATATATTGGCTTGTAACCACCCCTCATCGGTTCAGAACTCCAAATGCGGAACTGGCGGACAGAGTCCTTCGCAAGGCAGCGAAGGTCGCCCTGAAGGTGGAAGTCCACAGGGACCTGGTAACACTTATCTGCCACCAGATCAATCCAGCTCAACAGAATCAATGCCGTCCAGCCAGGAAACAACATCCGAAGCATCAACTACAAGCAGCAATGTAGATAGCACCACCGAGCCTCAAGAAAAAACAACCGAGGGAACATCAAGTTCTGGACAAGAAACAACATCACCGAGTGGTAGCGGTGCTGAAACCACTGAATCACCAACTTCCCAAGAAAAAGATACAACAACGACACAAAGTGAAAAAACAACTACACCATCAAGCCAAGAAACTACCTCGTCTTCCAACCAAGAAACAACCTCGTCTCCGAGCCAAGAAACTACTGCCGATCGTGCCGAAGAAACGACAAAGGGAAGCTCCACAGAACCAACTGCCGATAGTACTACCCAAGCGGGTCATACAGCAACATCTGGCGCGGACACAACGACTCAATCAGCCACAGAACAAACTACCAATGCACAATCTTCCACAACCATGTCTTCGGAAGGATGCGAATCGGAAGGCTATATGCCACACGAAAGTGATTGCAAGAAATTCATTCGATGTGTAGATAATGGCAATGGAGGCTATACCAAGCACGAATTCACTTGCGCCGATGGAACTGCGTGGGATCAAAACCTACAAACCTGTAATTATGATTACGAAGTTGAAAACTGTGGAgctgatcgacctccacaacctgCGCCAGAACCAGATGCTCAGAGCACACAGAGCCCCCCGGATTCAGAAAACCAAATGACCACTGCCGCACCCACATCTACTACCGCCGGTCAAGAATCTTCCGAAAGTACTACACAACCTCATGAATCGAGCTCTCAAGATACTACAACCGCAGGACAATCTCAAGAAACTACGACCGCCGAAGCGCAAACATCTGAAGGTACTACCAAGGAAACAACTTCTGCGGGCGAAACAACAACACAAAAGCAACCAGAAACTACCGAAGCATCAAGCACAATGTCATCCCAAGAAACAACGACCGCAGAGACTACAACTTCCGCGACAACAGAAGCAACATCGTCTGCTTCAGCAGATACTACAACTGCAGCAGTATCAGAGACCACAACAGCAGCAATGGCTGAAACTACGACATCTGCTGCTCAAGAAACAACTACAACCACCGGTCAGTCCTCTACTGACAGTATGACAACGACCGGATCGTCTCAAGAAACCACTTCTTCCGAAGCGCAAACAACTACTACCACTGCAACAGAAGAGAATCATGAAACAACCTCGAATCAACCATCTAGCGGTGAATGTACATCGGAAGGCTTTATGGGTGATCCAAATGACTGTAAAAAATTCTATCGATGTGTCGATAACGGCAAAGGCGGTTACACAAAGTACGATTTTGATTGCGGGAATGGTACAGCCTGGGACCAGGAACTTCAAACTTGTAATCACGAAAATGTAGTTGAAATGTGCGGCGGCCAAACAG AGAAACCAAGTGGTACTACCGATGGACCAGCTAATGAAACCACGACTTCAGGAAGTACAGAAACAACATCGGCCGGTCAAGACACCACGACACAGACATCAGCAGAGATGACTACGAAAACAGAAACAACTACTGCACCGACAGACCAAGAAACTACTACACAGCCTGAACCAGACACAACTACTAAAGCTAGTCAGGAAACAACAACGCAAGCTTCACAGATGACAACATCTAGTGAATCTACAACTACGCAGGGACCTGCTGAAACTACGACTCAACCTGAACCAGAGACGACAACTCAACCCGGACAGGAAACAACGGCTCAGCCAACCGAAGCAGGTAAAGATACGACAACTCAATCTACCACTGCAGCAGGACAAGACACTACCACACAGCCAACGGATACAAGCCAAGAAACGACGAGTCAGTCAGCTCAAGAAACTACAACACAGGCAGCAGCCGAGACTACGATGCAGGCTGCCGCCGAGACTACGACGCAAGCCGCCGCCGAGACAACGACTCAGACCGCCGCCGAGACTACGACTCAGGCAGCAGCTGAGACTACGACACAGGCCGCCGCCGAGACTACGACAACCGAATCTGCAGCGACAGAGCCCGCAACGGAGGCAACAACCACAGAACAATCCTCTGCCGAAACAACCACCACCAGCAGTTCAGAACAATCGACTACAGCAGCCCCTGAGAAGTGCCCTGAAGGTTGTCAGAGCAACTGTCCAAAGGTCGAAGAGGGCCAGACTAGCTTTGTCTGTCCGACTGGTTTCCGCCGGCATCCACAGGACTGCAACATGTTCTACCAATGTACGCAGAAACAAAACAGTTACGACTACAGCATAGTGGTGTTCAGCTGCCCCAACGATACCGTCTACAACGATGAAGGAATTCAGTGTAACGAGCCTGCCGAAGGAGACGAGCAATGCCAGGCACCAAGCATGCGATACCTGCGCAGTGCCATTGGACCCCCGGTTAATGTG ATGCAAGTTCGTACTATGAAACCACTGTGCCCATCAGAGGGTCACTTTGCTCTGGACAACAACAAGTGCAGTTCAACCTTCGTACGCTGCCTACCGGGTGAAGGTCGCAGCAGTGACACTCTGATGCCAAACATGTATCGTTGTCCCAAAGGATACGTTTACTGGGATGTGAGTCGACGATGCGAGCGGGTGGCCAAAATACCGGAATGTAAAAACACACCGATGCAGGAACGATCCGAACTGCCAGTAGAATGGATCAATATTGGAAACCGACGCAAGAGTCTTTTCTGA